A window from Acidobacteriota bacterium encodes these proteins:
- a CDS encoding GTPase domain-containing protein, with amino-acid sequence MTFINYASKEINCKIVYYGPGLGGKTTNLQYIYNKTAPDAKGKMISLATEADRTLFFDFLPLDLGTIRGFKTRFHLYTVPGQVYYDASRKLILKGVDGVVFVADSQAERMEANIESIRNLEANLQEFSFDLREIPYALQFNKRDLPSAEPVEKMYRILNFKREPTFEAVATTGEGVFDTLKSVAKQILIELRKR; translated from the coding sequence ATGACGTTCATCAACTACGCCAGCAAAGAAATCAACTGCAAGATCGTCTACTACGGTCCGGGCCTTGGCGGCAAGACCACCAACCTTCAGTACATCTACAACAAGACCGCCCCGGACGCGAAGGGCAAGATGATCTCCCTCGCCACGGAGGCGGATCGCACGCTCTTCTTCGACTTTTTGCCGCTCGACCTCGGCACCATTCGCGGCTTCAAGACGCGTTTTCACCTCTATACCGTCCCCGGGCAGGTCTACTACGACGCCAGCCGCAAGCTGATCCTCAAGGGCGTGGACGGGGTGGTGTTCGTGGCGGACAGTCAAGCCGAGCGGATGGAAGCGAATATCGAATCGATCCGCAACCTGGAAGCCAATTTGCAGGAATTCAGCTTCGACCTGCGGGAGATCCCGTACGCGCTGCAATTCAACAAGCGGGACCTGCCGTCGGCGGAGCCGGTGGAAAAGATGTACCGCATACTCAACTTCAAGCGCGAACCCACCTTCGAGGCGGTCGCGACGACCGGCGAAGGGGTGTTCGACACCCTCAAGTCGGTCGCGAAACAGATTCTGATCGAGCTGCGCAAACGGTAG
- a CDS encoding roadblock/LC7 domain-containing protein: protein MVSTDFVLFEEELQALVEALRRLRHDAHARAIFLIDKNGQQIASEGEIEQFDTTSLASLTAGNVAATDGLAKLIGEREFSVLFHEGEQDHIHISIVAKRAILVVIFDERSSLGLVRLRVKRASAEMESIFDSMQRKGQETVAGHSQSSPFAEITDEDIDALFSD, encoded by the coding sequence ATGGTTTCGACAGATTTCGTGCTCTTCGAGGAGGAGTTGCAGGCGCTCGTAGAAGCACTGCGCCGGCTGCGTCACGATGCGCATGCCCGGGCGATCTTCTTGATCGACAAGAACGGCCAGCAGATCGCCTCGGAGGGCGAGATCGAGCAGTTCGACACCACCTCCCTCGCATCCCTGACGGCCGGCAACGTCGCCGCGACGGACGGCTTGGCGAAGCTGATTGGCGAGCGCGAGTTTTCGGTCCTCTTCCATGAAGGTGAACAGGACCACATCCACATTTCGATCGTCGCGAAGCGAGCGATCTTGGTGGTCATCTTCGATGAACGCTCATCCCTCGGCCTGGTGCGGCTGCGGGTCAAGCGCGCCAGCGCGGAGATGGAGTCCATTTTCGATTCCATGCAGCGGAAGGGCCAGGAAACGGTAGCCGGCCACTCCCAAAGCAGTCCCTTCGCCGAGATCACCGACGAAGACATCGACGCCTTATTTAGCGACTAG
- a CDS encoding Fe-S-containing protein, producing MSSAESPSRFRPWHGAVLIGLVMMGVAIYQVLPGGSDFERVSPDRQGVVEIDLAGLDPGAVRFFRFLNYGNQEVKFFVGRDSEGTVQAAFDANEICFKRKRGYRHDGEWMVCRVCDKAFRLAEVNDGGGGCKPVPLAHRLEGDRLVLQESEILRGWRYFR from the coding sequence ATGTCCTCTGCCGAGTCTCCCTCGCGCTTCCGCCCGTGGCACGGCGCCGTTCTCATCGGCCTGGTGATGATGGGGGTGGCGATCTACCAGGTGTTGCCCGGCGGCTCGGACTTCGAGCGCGTCAGTCCGGACCGCCAGGGCGTGGTGGAAATCGATCTCGCGGGCCTCGACCCCGGCGCGGTGCGCTTCTTCCGATTCCTGAACTACGGCAACCAAGAGGTCAAGTTCTTCGTCGGCCGCGACTCCGAGGGCACCGTGCAGGCCGCCTTCGACGCCAACGAGATCTGCTTCAAGCGCAAGCGCGGCTACCGCCACGACGGCGAATGGATGGTCTGCCGAGTCTGCGACAAGGCCTTTCGCCTGGCCGAGGTCAACGATGGCGGCGGCGGCTGCAAACCGGTACCATTGGCCCATCGGCTCGAGGGCGATCGACTGGTCTTGCAGGAGTCCGAAATTCTTCGGGGCTGGCGCTACTTTCGCTAG
- a CDS encoding DUF5989 family protein, giving the protein MRKLNYIGSLFKEVVAFAREHKAYWMVPFFLVLALVVFLVVTSQASAPFIYTLF; this is encoded by the coding sequence ATGCGCAAGCTGAATTACATCGGTTCCCTGTTCAAAGAGGTGGTGGCCTTTGCCCGCGAGCACAAGGCCTACTGGATGGTGCCGTTTTTCCTCGTTTTGGCCCTGGTGGTCTTCCTGGTGGTGACCAGTCAGGCGAGCGCGCCGTTCATCTACACCCTCTTCTAG
- a CDS encoding carbamoyltransferase → MRLLGISCYYHDAAACLLVDGEIVAAAQEERFTRRKHDPDFPLQAVRYCLAEGGVGEGESLDYVVFYDKPLLTFNRILETYLSVAPRGLKSFSQAVPVWLREKLWIPPRIHDSLAQCGIEKPGEVLFTQHHESHAASAFYPSPFDEAAVLTLDGVGEWATTTVGLGEGSRLRLLEEIRFPHSLGLLYSAFTYFTGFRVNSGEYKLMGLAPYGEGRYADLIKEHLIDLRDDGSFRLNMEYFGYLSGLRMTNAKFAELFGGPPREPETPITKREMDLAKSIQEVTEEAVLRLARHAREATGQRNLCMAGGVALNCVANGILLREGIFDEVWIQPASGDAGGALGAALAVWHNALGNPRTTLPGKDSMRGAQLGPSFADDEIREFLDHHGYAYQELSADERPRRIAQIIAEENVVGLCQGRMEFGPRALGNRSIIGDPRSQSMQSVMNLKIKYRESFRPFAPTVLEERVSQYFDLDRASPYMLLVAGVEENLRTAPRGDEQDLDIREWVNRPRSEIPAITHVDYSARVQSVSADTNPEYHAIIREFEALTGCGVIVNTSFNVRGEPIVCTPEDAYRCFMRTEMDYLVLGSFLLDKKDQAAVEAREDWQDEYPLD, encoded by the coding sequence GTGAGACTTCTCGGGATCAGTTGCTATTACCACGATGCGGCGGCCTGCCTGCTGGTCGATGGCGAGATCGTCGCGGCCGCTCAGGAGGAGCGCTTCACCCGCCGCAAGCACGACCCCGACTTCCCCTTGCAGGCGGTGCGCTATTGCCTGGCCGAGGGAGGAGTGGGCGAGGGCGAGTCCCTCGACTACGTGGTCTTCTACGACAAGCCCCTGCTGACCTTCAACCGCATCCTGGAGACGTATTTGAGCGTCGCCCCGCGGGGCCTCAAATCCTTCTCTCAGGCGGTCCCCGTGTGGTTGCGGGAGAAACTGTGGATTCCGCCGCGCATTCACGACTCCCTCGCCCAGTGCGGCATCGAGAAGCCGGGCGAGGTTCTGTTCACCCAGCATCACGAGTCGCACGCCGCCAGCGCCTTCTACCCCTCGCCCTTCGACGAGGCAGCGGTCTTGACCCTGGACGGCGTGGGCGAATGGGCCACCACCACCGTCGGCCTCGGCGAGGGTTCGCGGCTGCGACTGCTGGAGGAGATTCGTTTTCCCCACTCCCTCGGACTGCTCTACTCGGCCTTCACCTATTTCACCGGCTTCCGGGTGAACTCCGGCGAGTACAAGCTGATGGGCTTGGCGCCCTACGGCGAGGGCCGCTACGCGGATCTGATCAAGGAACACCTGATCGACCTGCGCGACGACGGCTCCTTCCGCCTCAACATGGAGTACTTCGGCTACCTGAGCGGCCTCAGGATGACCAATGCCAAGTTCGCTGAGCTCTTTGGCGGGCCGCCGCGGGAACCGGAAACGCCGATCACCAAGCGCGAGATGGACCTGGCGAAGTCGATCCAGGAGGTCACCGAGGAGGCGGTACTCCGCCTCGCCCGGCACGCCCGGGAGGCCACCGGCCAGCGGAACCTGTGCATGGCCGGCGGCGTGGCCCTGAATTGCGTCGCCAACGGCATCTTGCTGCGCGAAGGGATCTTCGACGAGGTGTGGATCCAGCCGGCCTCGGGCGACGCCGGCGGCGCCCTGGGGGCCGCCCTGGCGGTGTGGCACAACGCCCTCGGCAACCCCCGGACGACGCTGCCCGGCAAGGACTCGATGCGCGGCGCGCAGCTCGGGCCGAGCTTTGCGGACGACGAAATCCGCGAGTTCCTGGATCATCACGGCTACGCCTACCAGGAGCTGTCGGCGGACGAGCGCCCCCGGCGCATCGCCCAAATCATCGCCGAGGAAAACGTCGTCGGCCTGTGCCAGGGGCGAATGGAGTTCGGGCCCCGGGCGCTCGGCAACCGCTCGATCATCGGCGATCCGCGTTCCCAGAGCATGCAGTCGGTGATGAACCTGAAGATCAAGTACCGGGAGAGCTTCCGGCCCTTCGCCCCAACGGTGCTCGAAGAGCGGGTCAGCCAGTACTTCGACCTCGACCGCGCCTCTCCCTACATGTTGCTGGTGGCCGGGGTCGAGGAGAATCTGCGCACCGCCCCGCGCGGCGACGAGCAAGACCTCGACATCCGCGAATGGGTCAATCGGCCGCGTTCGGAGATCCCCGCCATCACCCATGTGGACTACTCGGCACGGGTACAAAGCGTTTCCGCCGACACGAACCCCGAGTACCACGCCATCATCCGCGAGTTCGAGGCCCTCACCGGCTGCGGCGTGATCGTCAACACCAGCTTCAACGTGCGCGGGGAGCCGATCGTCTGCACCCCGGAGGACGCCTATCGCTGCTTTATGCGTACCGAGATGGACTACCTGGTGCTCGGCTCCTTCCTACTCGACAAAAAGGACCAGGCGGCGGTCGAGGCGCGCGAGGACTGGCAGGACGAGTATCCTCTCGATTAG
- a CDS encoding methyltransferase domain-containing protein: MATADPHFAEPELLDRTDLDPQVRERALAGLSRVNRWLFGSTSILRTLVPLLAEVAGPVVAIDLGTGTGEMVERLRRPLARRGVDLSLVAVDRQIAHLAAGRRAGFGHLPVVADAAALPFREGTCDWAISTLFFHHFDGSANRAILKEMRRVSRRGLAVVDLRRNPLAGLLVRLLLPALGVCRITRHDGIVSVRRSWRLDDLRRLVRDWPDPQIRRRFPFRFSLVIRT; the protein is encoded by the coding sequence ATGGCGACCGCCGACCCCCATTTCGCTGAACCGGAGCTGCTCGACCGGACGGACCTCGATCCCCAGGTGCGCGAGCGCGCCCTGGCGGGCCTGAGCCGGGTGAACCGGTGGCTCTTCGGTTCGACCTCGATCCTCCGCACGCTGGTGCCGCTACTCGCGGAGGTGGCCGGTCCGGTGGTGGCGATCGATCTCGGCACCGGAACCGGCGAGATGGTCGAACGACTGCGCCGGCCCCTCGCCCGGCGCGGGGTGGATCTCTCGCTGGTGGCGGTTGACCGGCAGATCGCCCATCTGGCCGCCGGTCGCCGGGCGGGTTTCGGTCACCTGCCGGTGGTGGCGGACGCCGCCGCCTTGCCGTTTCGCGAAGGAACCTGCGACTGGGCGATCTCCACCTTGTTCTTTCACCACTTCGACGGCTCGGCCAATCGCGCAATCCTCAAAGAAATGCGGCGCGTCTCACGGCGTGGCCTCGCGGTGGTCGATCTCCGCCGGAATCCGCTCGCCGGCCTGCTCGTGCGCCTCCTACTTCCGGCCCTCGGGGTTTGCCGCATTACCCGCCACGACGGCATCGTTTCGGTGCGCCGGAGCTGGCGTCTGGACGACCTCCGCCGCCTGGTCAGGGATTGGCCGGATCCGCAGATCCGTCGGCGGTTTCCCTTCCGCTTCTCGCTGGTGATCCGCACCTAG
- a CDS encoding GGDEF domain-containing protein produces MPISPRLRAFLVTGLPPLAGGALVLLSLPWGVAPATRIVPGVANPSTLVGLWIVLTVVAAVAAIHRPLGGRTLAAGAIVVPAALALFGPPFAALLAGLAVGVGGLASDARPPWSRWLLRHARAAMRYAVAVLAAGFLAGFHRPQVAASFAASVRPLLAALVGYLLLQLAFTAADRLLQAVDPRPMWRRSLAWRDLPPLAIEAVAWLAGCAAVVAGRRAGWWPVAILLAAIAAVSFEAARNRWRLRSASRRLEGFDRVRQASERMIGPGIELAAVIDRIRSECVDVVDCSYFALALHSAEDGAAREGAETAQGSARRWWAGPDGALREGIVQLTSHPPPIPGVHRRSEWQILTRSLGEREGVSARLRLWCDPRRLVDDQLTLFDALLPQMSASLHQALLDREAREDPLTGAAVRRVLERRLAEAYVRAVEGGGAFGVILCDLDHFKAINDTHGHGAGDQALIAVAQTLATHKRDRDLFARYGGEEFALLLEDIDGPTALTIADRLRQRVAEIDLEVEGRAIPLRMSAGIAVFPEVHIKTASELFLLADEALYQAKDHGRNTCLLQLGGGRYRHPDGRVLGGEAVREARAPQLFA; encoded by the coding sequence ATGCCGATTTCCCCCAGGCTTCGCGCCTTTCTCGTGACCGGTTTGCCGCCGCTGGCGGGTGGCGCCCTGGTGCTCCTCAGTCTTCCTTGGGGCGTTGCGCCGGCCACCCGCATCGTGCCCGGAGTGGCGAATCCTTCTACCCTTGTCGGATTGTGGATCGTCCTGACCGTGGTCGCCGCCGTCGCCGCCATCCATCGGCCCCTCGGCGGACGCACCCTGGCGGCGGGAGCCATCGTGGTGCCCGCGGCGCTCGCACTCTTCGGTCCGCCCTTTGCGGCCCTGCTGGCGGGGCTGGCGGTCGGGGTGGGTGGACTGGCCTCGGACGCCCGTCCCCCATGGAGCCGATGGCTGCTGCGCCACGCCCGCGCCGCCATGCGCTACGCCGTAGCGGTGCTCGCGGCGGGCTTCCTCGCCGGTTTCCATCGTCCGCAGGTAGCTGCCAGTTTCGCCGCTTCGGTCAGGCCCCTGCTCGCTGCGCTGGTCGGCTACTTGTTGCTGCAACTCGCCTTTACCGCGGCAGACCGCTTGCTGCAGGCGGTCGATCCGCGACCGATGTGGCGGCGGAGTCTCGCCTGGCGGGATCTCCCGCCGCTGGCCATCGAAGCGGTGGCCTGGCTCGCCGGTTGCGCGGCGGTAGTGGCCGGTCGGCGGGCCGGTTGGTGGCCGGTGGCCATCCTGCTCGCCGCGATCGCCGCCGTCTCCTTTGAGGCCGCCCGCAACCGCTGGCGTCTACGGTCCGCCAGCCGTCGCCTCGAAGGTTTCGACCGGGTCCGCCAAGCGTCCGAACGAATGATCGGTCCGGGGATCGAGCTGGCGGCGGTGATCGACCGCATTCGGAGCGAGTGCGTCGACGTGGTCGACTGTAGCTACTTCGCTCTCGCCCTCCACTCGGCCGAGGACGGTGCTGCACGGGAGGGCGCCGAGACTGCGCAAGGCTCGGCGCGCCGTTGGTGGGCCGGCCCGGACGGAGCGCTGCGCGAAGGGATCGTCCAGTTGACGTCTCATCCCCCTCCGATTCCCGGTGTACACCGGCGATCCGAATGGCAAATTCTCACCCGCTCCCTGGGCGAGCGCGAAGGGGTGTCGGCGCGGTTGCGGTTGTGGTGTGATCCCCGCCGTCTGGTGGACGATCAGCTCACCCTGTTCGATGCGCTGCTGCCGCAGATGTCCGCCTCGCTGCACCAAGCGCTACTCGATCGTGAAGCGCGCGAAGATCCCCTGACCGGTGCCGCCGTTCGGCGGGTGCTCGAACGGCGCCTGGCGGAGGCCTACGTTCGGGCGGTCGAGGGCGGCGGCGCCTTCGGCGTCATCCTGTGCGACCTCGACCATTTCAAGGCGATCAACGACACCCACGGCCACGGCGCCGGCGACCAGGCCTTGATCGCCGTCGCCCAGACCCTCGCCACCCACAAGCGAGACCGCGACCTCTTCGCCCGCTACGGCGGTGAAGAGTTTGCCCTGCTGCTCGAGGACATCGATGGGCCCACCGCCCTCACCATTGCCGACCGCCTGCGCCAGCGGGTCGCCGAGATCGATCTCGAAGTCGAAGGCCGGGCCATTCCGCTGCGCATGAGCGCCGGCATCGCCGTCTTCCCGGAAGTCCACATCAAGACCGCCAGCGAACTGTTTCTGCTGGCCGACGAGGCCCTCTACCAGGCCAAAGACCACGGTCGAAATACCTGTCTGCTCCAGCTCGGCGGCGGCCGCTACCGGCACCCGGACGGGCGGGTTCTGGGAGGCGAGGCGGTTCGAGAAGCTCGCGCCCCACAGTTGTTCGCTTGA
- a CDS encoding TonB-dependent receptor — protein sequence MKRFAALFLTIFSILFFAALAAPALAQEAEEEEASVSEEIVSEEITVTARKKEETLQEVPFSVVATTEEVLRDRGAESIEDVSANVAGFTVQNLGPGQSQVAIRGVSAGQIVRDQPGVKEQVGVYLDESVISLSLFTPDIDLFDMNRVEVLRGPQGTLFGSGSLSGTVRYISNQPEIGVQDGVAELSIHSITDGDIGGSAKVAFNQPLGETAAMRIAAYYTSLGGYIDAVQPGLRLDEDVNGGDRTGVRWSFLIRPNERLKITPRLLYQEVDMDGWNRADAYNILGNPFTTTRPAVDFGEREQFTQIGEPFTDEFLLADLNIEYDFGDLSLTSITSFTDRDVLVVRDATALTASITGGTIGLAEPVYSIDAPLDDATTAQTITQEFRLAGQRDRLDWVTGVFYSTTERDYDQRLLVDGFETASGISTVGLRAPRDVLFFSDLDYEFDQVALFGEATYAVTDRLHLTGGLRFYDFSEDRTQVFDGIFGNNDNGTALVSTTGSTSADGFAPRVIASFDVTENTQLNAQVSKGFRLGGINDPLNVPLCTPEDLDTFGGRETWEDEELWNYEVGAKSTLHGGRTTVNVAAFTADISDLQATVTAGSCSSRVVFNVPDAKSTGLEFEVASQVTNFFDFAISASYNDSELGSTLTSTDAAGNVSVVAGIEDGARLPTVPRFQAAVAATRRWEMSRGWAGYLTGSYQHVGSRFTQIGDQAAGFGTVNLLAFDPNNIGGPLTQSAFNFDPELPAYDLLNLRLGFLNETWDFAVFVKNITDEVALLALDQERGTLARVGYLTNQPRTFGATARVRF from the coding sequence ATGAAACGATTCGCTGCACTGTTTTTGACCATCTTCTCCATCCTGTTCTTCGCTGCTCTCGCTGCGCCGGCTCTGGCTCAGGAGGCGGAAGAAGAGGAAGCGTCGGTCAGTGAGGAGATCGTGTCGGAAGAGATCACCGTCACCGCTCGGAAAAAAGAAGAGACCCTGCAGGAAGTACCCTTCTCGGTCGTCGCGACCACCGAAGAAGTGCTGCGGGATCGGGGCGCGGAGTCGATCGAGGACGTTTCCGCGAACGTCGCCGGATTCACCGTTCAGAACCTGGGACCCGGCCAGAGCCAGGTCGCCATCCGCGGCGTCTCCGCCGGCCAGATCGTGCGCGACCAGCCGGGTGTGAAGGAGCAAGTGGGCGTCTACCTGGACGAGTCGGTCATTTCCCTCTCCCTCTTCACTCCCGACATCGATCTCTTCGACATGAACCGAGTCGAGGTCCTGCGCGGTCCTCAGGGCACCCTTTTCGGTTCGGGTTCGCTGTCCGGTACGGTGCGCTACATCAGCAACCAGCCGGAGATCGGAGTGCAGGACGGCGTCGCCGAACTTTCGATCCACTCCATCACCGACGGTGACATCGGTGGCAGCGCCAAGGTCGCCTTCAACCAGCCCTTGGGGGAGACGGCGGCCATGCGGATCGCCGCCTACTACACCAGCCTCGGGGGCTACATCGATGCGGTGCAGCCCGGTCTGCGGCTGGACGAAGACGTCAACGGTGGGGATCGCACCGGGGTCCGCTGGTCCTTCCTGATTCGACCGAACGAGCGCTTGAAAATCACGCCGCGTCTCCTCTACCAGGAAGTCGACATGGACGGCTGGAATCGTGCCGATGCCTACAACATCCTCGGCAACCCATTCACCACCACCCGGCCAGCCGTCGACTTCGGGGAGCGTGAGCAGTTCACTCAGATCGGGGAGCCCTTCACGGATGAGTTCCTGCTGGCCGATCTCAACATCGAGTACGACTTCGGCGACCTGAGCCTGACGTCAATCACCTCTTTCACCGATCGCGACGTACTGGTGGTGCGGGATGCGACGGCCTTGACCGCCAGCATCACCGGCGGCACCATCGGCCTCGCGGAGCCGGTCTACTCCATCGATGCGCCCCTCGACGACGCGACGACGGCCCAAACCATCACCCAGGAATTCCGCCTGGCCGGTCAGCGAGATCGGTTGGATTGGGTGACCGGTGTTTTCTACAGCACCACCGAGCGCGACTACGACCAGCGCCTCCTGGTGGACGGATTCGAAACCGCATCGGGTATCTCGACGGTTGGCCTGCGGGCGCCTCGTGACGTGTTGTTCTTTTCGGATCTCGACTACGAGTTCGATCAAGTCGCCCTGTTCGGAGAGGCGACCTACGCCGTGACCGACCGTCTCCATCTCACCGGAGGTCTGCGTTTCTACGACTTCAGCGAAGACCGTACCCAGGTGTTCGACGGCATCTTCGGCAACAACGACAACGGGACCGCCCTGGTTTCGACCACCGGCTCGACCTCGGCGGACGGATTCGCTCCGCGGGTGATCGCCAGCTTCGACGTCACGGAAAACACCCAGTTGAACGCCCAGGTGTCCAAGGGCTTCCGCCTGGGCGGGATCAACGATCCCCTGAACGTGCCGCTCTGCACCCCCGAGGATCTCGACACCTTCGGCGGGCGCGAAACCTGGGAAGACGAAGAACTCTGGAACTATGAAGTGGGCGCCAAGTCCACCCTCCACGGCGGGCGCACCACCGTCAACGTGGCCGCCTTTACGGCGGACATCAGCGATCTGCAGGCGACCGTCACGGCGGGATCGTGCTCCTCCCGGGTGGTCTTCAATGTACCGGACGCCAAGAGCACCGGTCTCGAATTCGAAGTGGCTTCGCAGGTCACCAACTTCTTCGATTTCGCCATCTCCGCCAGCTACAACGACTCGGAGTTGGGGTCGACCCTGACCTCCACCGACGCCGCCGGCAACGTCAGCGTGGTGGCGGGCATCGAGGACGGAGCGCGCTTGCCGACGGTGCCTCGTTTCCAGGCCGCTGTGGCGGCCACTCGGCGTTGGGAAATGAGCCGTGGGTGGGCCGGCTACCTCACCGGCAGCTACCAGCACGTCGGCTCGAGGTTCACCCAAATCGGTGACCAGGCGGCGGGCTTCGGAACCGTCAACCTGTTGGCCTTCGATCCCAACAACATCGGCGGTCCGCTGACCCAAAGCGCCTTCAACTTCGATCCGGAACTCCCGGCCTACGACCTCCTCAACCTCCGTCTCGGTTTCCTCAACGAAACCTGGGATTTCGCCGTCTTCGTCAAGAACATCACCGACGAAGTGGCTCTCCTGGCCCTCGATCAAGAGCGTGGAACTCTGGCGCGAGTCGGCTACCTGACCAACCAGCCGAGAACCTTCGGCGCGACGGCCCGGGTCCGGTTCTAG
- a CDS encoding DUF2142 domain-containing protein gives MVVLARLLLHVFFVPVYEGPDEPFHLARAMAVAGGEIDSSGQVSSEIVASVLAHPCGPDLTRAFGCPAFGGQGAAFNILGKHDVGEDAEPRDNYQAHQPPLYYLFSGAVLWLLGLPAGSLSPELSLLTLRLIAFLLVGLGLWRPLRTLGTSHGRWFEGLFLGSLLLPGAAESLIRVANDAPLFLWSLLVLVALDRGIAAVWIASLLALGPLLKLTALPVVAFAVVVLWRSRGRIAAVLGMLASLAFVPIQLLRGFDRGGVLELNALNGLEETLAVVVKGIMHSAYTFVKTAAWLGGWSSFRPPLSVLVTGFVLLIAWAICSRSKSSGENRFAHAVALVVFAGGFLLFAIGKRQLFDVWGAVGGWYFWGIVPWVACLFSDQVRLVPGSQKRLLLASAAWLAMANGAWFWISLKLYGLP, from the coding sequence GTGGTGGTGCTTGCTCGGCTACTCCTGCACGTCTTCTTCGTTCCGGTGTACGAGGGGCCAGACGAGCCGTTCCATCTGGCGCGAGCGATGGCGGTTGCCGGCGGCGAGATCGACTCAAGCGGGCAGGTGTCGAGCGAGATTGTCGCCTCGGTCCTCGCGCATCCCTGCGGGCCTGACCTGACGCGTGCGTTCGGCTGTCCTGCCTTTGGTGGGCAAGGTGCTGCCTTCAACATTCTTGGCAAGCACGACGTAGGCGAGGACGCGGAGCCACGAGACAACTACCAAGCACATCAACCTCCGCTGTACTACCTTTTCTCTGGCGCCGTCCTCTGGCTCTTGGGACTTCCGGCGGGTTCTCTCAGTCCCGAATTATCACTCCTGACACTTCGCCTAATCGCCTTCCTGCTGGTTGGGCTGGGGCTCTGGCGGCCACTCCGGACGCTGGGTACGAGCCACGGACGCTGGTTCGAGGGGCTCTTCTTGGGATCGTTGCTGCTGCCGGGAGCGGCGGAGTCCCTGATTCGCGTAGCGAATGATGCTCCTTTGTTTCTATGGTCACTGCTCGTCCTGGTTGCCCTCGACCGTGGGATAGCCGCAGTGTGGATCGCCTCGCTCCTCGCTCTCGGGCCCTTGTTGAAGCTCACGGCACTGCCCGTCGTGGCTTTTGCGGTGGTGGTTCTCTGGCGAAGTCGAGGCCGGATCGCAGCCGTTCTCGGCATGCTGGCGAGCCTCGCCTTCGTTCCGATTCAGCTTCTCCGTGGCTTCGACCGCGGCGGTGTCTTGGAGCTGAATGCACTCAACGGGCTCGAGGAGACTCTCGCGGTTGTCGTCAAGGGGATTATGCACAGCGCGTACACCTTTGTGAAAACGGCAGCTTGGCTTGGTGGGTGGAGTAGCTTCCGACCACCGCTGTCGGTGCTGGTGACCGGCTTTGTGCTTCTCATCGCCTGGGCGATCTGTTCGCGATCGAAGTCATCCGGCGAGAACAGGTTCGCTCATGCGGTTGCCCTCGTCGTCTTCGCAGGAGGATTTCTTCTGTTCGCTATCGGCAAGCGCCAGCTCTTTGACGTGTGGGGTGCGGTGGGCGGGTGGTACTTCTGGGGCATAGTGCCCTGGGTTGCCTGTCTCTTCTCAGACCAAGTACGCCTCGTGCCAGGCAGCCAGAAGCGTCTCTTGCTGGCTTCGGCTGCCTGGCTCGCAATGGCGAACGGTGCCTGGTTCTGGATTTCGCTGAAGCTCTACGGACTGCCGTGA